Proteins encoded within one genomic window of Tautonia rosea:
- the relB gene encoding type II toxin-antitoxin system RelB family antitoxin, which yields MLGVRLEPEIEQRLTAIAKQTGRSKSYYVREAILQLIEDWEDNAAAIEALENPGKRWTLEELVEGRDLEGK from the coding sequence ATGCTGGGTGTACGACTGGAGCCGGAAATCGAGCAGCGCCTGACGGCGATTGCGAAGCAAACGGGGCGTAGCAAGAGCTACTACGTCCGCGAAGCTATTTTGCAGCTGATAGAAGACTGGGAAGACAACGCCGCCGCCATTGAAGCCCTGGAAAACCCGGGGAAGCGATGGACGCTTGAGGAGCTTGTGGAAGGCCGCGATCTCGAGGGTAAATGA
- a CDS encoding type II toxin-antitoxin system RelE family toxin — protein MTWRVEFDDRARRSLRKLNPHIQEQILEYLRSRIATAEDPRRFGKPLSGSKAGLWRYRIGDHRIICSIADDRLVVLVVALGHRKLIYQ, from the coding sequence ATGACCTGGCGTGTTGAATTCGACGACCGCGCACGCCGGTCCCTCCGTAAGCTCAACCCTCATATCCAGGAGCAGATTCTGGAGTATCTGCGTTCCCGTATCGCCACCGCAGAGGACCCGAGGCGGTTCGGCAAGCCGCTTTCCGGAAGCAAAGCAGGGCTATGGCGCTACCGCATTGGCGATCATCGAATCATCTGCTCAATAGCAGATGACAGACTTGTCGTGCTCGTAGTAGCGCTCGGGCACCGCAAGCTGATCTATCAGTAA
- a CDS encoding SOS response-associated peptidase yields MCGRFTLSSSPERIAQAFELPDPLPFDASYNIAPTQPVAAVRRDPDSGARRCDLMRWGLVPSWAKDPSIGNRMINARAETVAEKPAFRHAFRRKRCLVIADGFYEWKREGSRKQAYFIRLKDGSPFGFAGLWDYWEGPDGAFESCSIITTEPNALMEPIHDRMPVIVANDAYGLWLSQEVQEPERLEPLLVPFPAEAMEAWPVSTMVNRPANNRPECIRPLG; encoded by the coding sequence ATGTGCGGACGCTTCACCCTCTCCTCATCGCCGGAACGCATCGCGCAAGCGTTCGAGCTCCCGGACCCGCTGCCGTTTGATGCGAGCTACAATATCGCGCCGACGCAGCCGGTAGCGGCGGTGCGGCGGGATCCCGACTCCGGAGCCAGGCGGTGCGACCTGATGCGCTGGGGGCTGGTGCCGTCGTGGGCAAAGGACCCCTCCATCGGCAACCGGATGATCAACGCCCGGGCCGAGACGGTGGCCGAAAAACCCGCCTTCCGCCATGCCTTCCGGCGGAAACGCTGCCTCGTGATCGCCGATGGTTTCTACGAGTGGAAGCGTGAGGGCAGCCGGAAGCAGGCGTATTTCATCCGGCTGAAGGATGGCAGCCCGTTCGGCTTCGCCGGGCTCTGGGACTACTGGGAAGGCCCGGACGGTGCGTTCGAGTCGTGCTCCATCATAACGACGGAGCCGAACGCGCTGATGGAGCCGATTCATGACCGGATGCCGGTGATCGTGGCGAACGACGCATACGGGCTCTGGCTCAGCCAGGAAGTTCAGGAACCGGAACGGCTTGAGCCCCTCCTCGTCCCCTTCCCTGCCGAAGCAATGGAAGCGTGGCCGGTATCGACGATGGTGAACCGGCCGGCGAACAATCGCCCGGAGTGCATCCGGCCGCTGGGCTGA
- a CDS encoding LexA family protein, whose translation MPQPLQLEFFSPYSAGPVPRPLVAFPVSAGFPSPADDHLEGRIDLNEYVLTHPAATFYVRVRGDSMCGAGIHDGDLLIVDRAAEYVNNSIVIARIGDEFTVKRIRVKGKRIFLMPENEAYAPIELNGEADCEIWGRVVGSLRKF comes from the coding sequence ATGCCGCAACCGCTTCAGCTCGAATTCTTCAGCCCGTACTCCGCCGGCCCGGTGCCACGGCCGCTGGTGGCGTTTCCGGTCTCGGCGGGTTTCCCGTCGCCGGCCGACGACCATCTCGAGGGCCGGATTGACCTGAACGAGTACGTGCTCACTCATCCGGCAGCCACGTTCTACGTCCGGGTGAGGGGCGATTCGATGTGCGGGGCCGGCATCCATGACGGCGATTTGCTCATCGTCGATCGTGCCGCTGAGTATGTGAACAACAGCATCGTCATCGCCCGCATCGGCGACGAGTTCACCGTCAAGCGCATCCGGGTGAAGGGGAAACGCATCTTCCTGATGCCCGAGAACGAGGCCTACGCGCCGATCGAGCTGAACGGCGAGGCCGACTGCGAAATCTGGGGCCGGGTGGTCGGATCGCTCCGCAAATTCTGA